One genomic segment of Streptomyces liangshanensis includes these proteins:
- a CDS encoding MFS transporter — translation MFAALLPDLSPLRSSRDFRLLWVQGLVTNFASFMAMIALPLQIKDLTDSPLAVGAMGAVELVPLVVFGLYGGALADAVDRRKVILLTEAGLGVLAGVLLVNALLPEPLLWPLYVVAAGVSALAGLQRPALDSLLARIVPHDQLTAAAALNAVRWQMGAIAGPSLAGVVVAFAGHAPAYGITILGFAVSVLMCLRLSPAPAAHDAQKPSLRGIAEGARYAWSRPVLLGTYAIDLAAMLFAFPNSIFPFLADDLDAEWSLGLMYAAGSVGSVLLSLTSGWTSRVRRHGLFVVFGAAGWGLAITAAGWFSNVWVVLVCLGFAGAGDMLSGLGRSTIWNQTIPEELRGRLAGIEVLSYSVGPQLGQVRAGAMAGWTGTRPAVWGGGLACLASVGLLSAVLPRLVTYDASTDEDALRRRAHQEAVIQEPVIREADTPAPPTTDPAPPTTSMPTG, via the coding sequence ATGTTCGCCGCGCTCCTGCCGGATCTCTCCCCCCTCCGCTCCTCCCGGGACTTCCGGCTGCTCTGGGTCCAGGGGCTGGTGACGAACTTCGCGAGCTTCATGGCGATGATCGCCCTCCCCCTCCAGATCAAGGACCTCACCGACTCGCCCCTCGCGGTGGGTGCGATGGGCGCCGTCGAGCTGGTGCCGCTGGTGGTCTTCGGCCTGTACGGCGGGGCGCTCGCCGACGCCGTCGACCGGCGCAAGGTCATCCTGCTCACCGAGGCCGGGCTCGGCGTGCTGGCCGGGGTGCTGCTGGTGAACGCGCTGCTTCCGGAGCCGTTGCTGTGGCCGCTGTACGTGGTGGCGGCGGGGGTCTCGGCGCTGGCCGGGCTCCAGCGTCCCGCGCTGGACTCGTTGCTGGCCCGGATCGTCCCGCACGACCAGCTCACGGCCGCCGCCGCGCTGAACGCGGTGCGCTGGCAGATGGGCGCGATCGCGGGGCCCTCGCTGGCGGGCGTGGTCGTGGCCTTCGCCGGTCACGCCCCGGCGTACGGCATCACGATCCTGGGCTTCGCCGTCTCCGTACTGATGTGCCTGCGCCTGTCGCCCGCGCCGGCCGCGCACGACGCGCAGAAGCCGTCGCTGCGGGGCATCGCGGAGGGCGCGCGGTACGCGTGGAGCAGGCCCGTCCTGCTCGGTACGTACGCGATCGACCTGGCGGCGATGCTGTTCGCCTTCCCGAACTCGATCTTCCCGTTCCTCGCGGACGACCTCGACGCGGAGTGGTCGCTGGGGCTGATGTACGCGGCGGGCTCGGTCGGCTCGGTGCTCCTCAGCCTGACCAGCGGGTGGACCTCGCGGGTGCGGCGGCACGGGCTGTTCGTGGTGTTCGGCGCGGCGGGGTGGGGGCTGGCGATCACGGCGGCGGGGTGGTTCTCCAACGTGTGGGTGGTGCTGGTCTGCCTGGGCTTCGCCGGGGCGGGCGACATGCTGAGCGGGCTGGGCCGTTCGACGATCTGGAACCAGACGATCCCGGAGGAGCTGCGCGGCCGGCTGGCGGGCATCGAGGTGCTCTCGTACAGCGTCGGCCCGCAGCTCGGGCAGGTCAGGGCGGGTGCGATGGCCGGCTGGACCGGCACCCGCCCGGCGGTGTGGGGCGGCGGGCTGGCCTGCCTGGCGTCGGTGGGCCTGCTGTCGGCGGTCCTGCCGAGGCTGGTGACGTACGACGCGAGCACGGACGAGGACGCGCTGCGCCGCCGCGCCCACCAGGAGGCGGTCATCCAGGAGCCGGTCATCCGGGAGGCGGACACCCCGGCGCCGCCCACGACGGACCCGGCCCCGCCCACGACGTCGATGCCGACGGGCTGA